The stretch of DNA ACTCTCAGCCGTCCAGCTCGCGGCCCCGATCCCTCGTCCACGCAAAAACATCATCTGCCTGGGCCTGAACTACGCCGAGCACGCTCGCGAATCCGCCGCAGCCCGCGGACGCGAGGCTCAGCTCCCGCAGTATCCCGTTATTTTCACCAAGGCCCCCACCACGGTCAACGGGCCTTACGGCGACGTCGTTATCGACCCCGCCGTCTCGACGCAGATCGACTGGGAGGTTGAGCTGGCCGTCATCCTCGGGAAGGGTGGCAAGCATATCCGCGAAGACGAGGCCCTAGGCTATGTCTTCGGCTACACTGTGCTCAATGATATCTCGGCTCGCGACTTGCAGGCCCAGCACCAGCAGTACTTTCGCGGCAAAAGCATCGACGGCTACTGTCCGATGGGTCCCTGGATCGTCACCGCCGACGAGATCCCCGATCCCCACCGCCTGACCCTGCGTCTGCGCGTCAACGGCGTCACCAAGCAAGAGGCCAGCACTGACCAGATGATCTTCTCTATCCCTCGCCTCATCGCCGTGCTCTCCAACGGTATGACCCTGGAGCCAGGCGACATCATCGCCACGGGTACGCCGAGCGGGGTTGGTTTTGCGCGAACGCCGCCTGAGTTTCTGCGCCCCGGCGACATCATGGAGACTGAGATCGCCGAGATCGGGGTCATGAGGAACCGCATTGTCGGTGTCGACGAGGTGCACTGACGCGCATTGCGCGGGCCTTTGTCTACCCACGCGGCCAGCCAGGCCCTAACTAAAAAAACACGACGAGGCGACGGATCGCGAGAATCCATCGCCTCGTCCGGCCAGGGAGAGGGTTGTCTCTTCTGCGATGCCCGCCCCAACCTGGCCGCTTCAGCTACCAGCCCTGCCGCTCTCACCGCCGTGCCCGGCGCCCGTATCCGTAAGTCGCTCTTCCTCCTCTTCTTCCTCTTCTATCCTCGATCTCATCTCCCTCTACGCTTCAGCATGCGAGGGAGGAGGAAGGCCAGACCCAACAAGCGAGCAGTGCTCTGACAGAGGAAGGGTTAGACTGAGACCTCTTCTTTGATCCAGGGCGGCAGCGTTCCCCAGAGATTGAGAG from Thermogemmatispora onikobensis encodes:
- a CDS encoding fumarylacetoacetate hydrolase family protein, which produces MKLASFSTPDNPRVRVGLVLNDEIVDAALGARALGFNVPDHMQALIEQYGQAERGLRALLEQAQQANGRLSAIPALQGSGLVQPLSAVQLAAPIPRPRKNIICLGLNYAEHARESAAARGREAQLPQYPVIFTKAPTTVNGPYGDVVIDPAVSTQIDWEVELAVILGKGGKHIREDEALGYVFGYTVLNDISARDLQAQHQQYFRGKSIDGYCPMGPWIVTADEIPDPHRLTLRLRVNGVTKQEASTDQMIFSIPRLIAVLSNGMTLEPGDIIATGTPSGVGFARTPPEFLRPGDIMETEIAEIGVMRNRIVGVDEVH